In Gouania willdenowi chromosome 17, fGouWil2.1, whole genome shotgun sequence, one DNA window encodes the following:
- the LOC114479793 gene encoding acyl-coenzyme A thioesterase 2, mitochondrial-like encodes MSSQVRLRLLPSARCLFDEPVQVTVTGLRSRQLVSIRARSIDQKNITFCSSATYKADERGEIDLGRDPSLSGSYVGVEPMGLLWSMTADAVHKKFLKTHSSIPHVVKFSVHEEGKGSRVLAETTNERLLIGDGVTRVPVRYKHIRGALFVPPGPGPFPAVLDMYTFGGGLSEKRPSLLASRGFVVLTVALYGHDDLSKDINKIHLDYFEEAVEFLRQQDKVGSKGVGVMSLSKSADLALSIASYLSGVEATVWINGCSANTAFPLYYKNTQLHPPLLFDPKKLKPVESGAFNGKHCVDDTQAEKNKATLIPIEQAKGRFLFVASEDDQNWDSKAYMNQMVDRLREHRKENFECLCYPGAGHFLEPPYGPYCKSSVHGLVRKPILWGGEARSHAAAEVHLWTKVQDFFRSTLMHKAKLNEAKL; translated from the exons ATGTCGTCCCAGGTCCGACTCAGACTGCTTCCCAGTGCCAGATGTTTGTTTGACGAGCCTGTCCAGGTGACAGTGACTGGGCTGAGGTCTAGGCAGCTGGTCTCCATCAGAGCCAGATCCATCGACCAGAAGAACATCACCTTCTGCTCCTCTGCCACCTACAAAGCAGATGAGCGCGGAGAGATTGACCTGGGCAGAGACCCGTCGCTCAGTGGGAGCTACGTGGGCGTAGAGCCCATGGGTCTGCTGTGGTCCATGACGGCCGACGCTGTACACAAAAAATTTCTGAAGACTCATTCATCAATACCGCACGTGGTGAAGTTCTCAGTGCACGAGGAAGGAAAGGGCAGCAGGGTGCTGGCAGAGACCACCAATGAGAGGCTTCTGATTGGAGACGGGGTCACCAGAGTCCCTGTTAGATACAAGCACATCAGGGGAGCCCTGTTTGTTCCTCCAG GACCAGGTCCATTTCCAGCAGTCCTGGATATGTACACTTTTGGTGGAGGTCTCTCAGAGAAAAGACCCTCTCTTCTGGCCAGCAGAGGGTTTGTTGTTCTGACTGTAGCGCTGTACGGGCACGACGACCTGTCAAAGGACATTAATAAGATCCATCTCGATTACTTTGAGGAGGCGGTGGAGTTTTTAAGACAACAAGACAAG GTGGGCAGTAAAGGAGTTGGTGTAATGTCTCTGTCTAAGAGTGCAGATCTAGCTCTATCTATAGCTTCCTATCTGTCAGGTGTGGAGGCCACGGTGTGGATCAATGGCTGCTCTGCCAACACAGCATTCCCTCTCTATTATAAGAACACACAGCTCCACCCTCCTTTACTGTTTGACCCAAAGAAGCTAAAACCTGTTGAGTCAGGGGCCTTCAACGGCAAACACTGTGTTGATGATACTCAGGCTGAGAAGAACAAAGCTACCCTGATCCCCATCGAACAAGCCAAAGGGCGTTTTCTCTTTGTGGCGTCAGAGGACGACCAGAACTGGGACAGCAAAGCCTACATGAATCAGATGGTGGACAGACTGAGGGAGCACAGGAAGGAGAACTTTGAGTGTTTGTGTTACCCTGGAGCAGGACACTTTCTGGAGCCACCGTACGGGCCGTACTGCAAGTCCAGCGTCCACGGCCTGGTGAGGAAGCCCATCCTGTGGGGGGGCGAGGCCAGATCTCACGCAGCAGCTGAGGTTCACCTGTGGACGAAGGTCCAGGACTTCTTCAGGTCCACTTTAATGCATAAAGCTAAACTCAATGAAGCCAAGCTgtaa